DNA sequence from the Candidatus Bipolaricaulota bacterium genome:
GGCGTTGGGAACGGCAACGCAGAATATCCCCGCCCTCTTCGCCGCAGCGACCCCGTGCGGCGCGTCCTCGAACACGATCGCTTCCTCAGGTTTCAACCCCAGGCAGGAGAGAGCAGCGAGGAACAGGTCCGGCGCCGGTTTTGCCTCCCGCACCTCATCACCGCAGCGGATGCAATCGAACTCTTTCAGAAGCCCGAGCCGGGAGAGGTGCCCGTGCACCCAGCTCCGCGGCGAGCTCGACGCCACCGCGAGCTTGAGCCCCATCCGCTTCGCCTCCTGGAGCCGGTCGACCACCCCTGGAAGGACTTCCTCGGATTCGATCAGCTCCTGCTCCCGAGCCCGCTGTCGCGCGTGGAGCGCGTCCCGGTCGACCGGACGGCCGAGGCACGCCTCGAGCTTATCGCACGGGTCGAAGCTATCCGGGGACCGTCCGAGGTAGTCGGCCCAGTCATGGACGGTCATGGTGCAACCGTGCTCGGCGAAGATCTCTTGCCAGCTTCTGAAGATTGGAACCTCCGTATCCAGAATCAGCCCGTCGAAGTCGAAGATAAGCCCGCGGATCATGTCTCACCTTTTTGCGGTGATGATACCGGCAAACCGTACGCGTATCATCTTCACGCGATGTTCAACGAAGAGCTGGAGCGGATGAGTAAGGAGCTGCAACATTGCGCGTTCTGCCCGTGGGCATGCGGGGTCGACCGGACGAAGGGAGAGCGCGGCGTCTGCGGGAGCGGAGCCGGGTTCGGGATCGGGGCGATCGTGGAGCATCACGGCGAGGAGCCGGTATTCGGGGGAAAGCACGGGATCTGTAATCTCTTCTTCTCCCGCTGCAATCTGCGCTGCATCTACTGCCAGAACTACGAGATCAGCCGGAACCGGGGGCCGGTCGTGGAACACGATCTGTCGTTGGAAGAGATCGTCTCCCGCATTGAGAAGGTCCTTGCCCGCGGGGTCTCCCATGTCGGGTTCGTCTCCCCCTCCCACATGATCCCCCAGACCAGGGCGATCATCGCCGCGCTGCGCCGCCGCGGGCATGCACCGACGCTCGTGTTCAACACCGGGGGATACGACCTGGTCGAGACGCTGCGCGGGTTGGAGAAGGAGATCGATGTCTACCTCCCCGACTTCAAGTACATGGATAATGACCTCGCGCTCCAGTATTCCGGAGCGCGGGACTACCCCGAAGTGGCGCTCGCCGCGATAAAGGAGATGGTCCGGCAGAAGGGGATCTCCCC
Encoded proteins:
- a CDS encoding HAD family hydrolase, with the protein product MIRGLIFDFDGLILDTEVPIFRSWQEIFAEHGCTMTVHDWADYLGRSPDSFDPCDKLEACLGRPVDRDALHARQRAREQELIESEEVLPGVVDRLQEAKRMGLKLAVASSSPRSWVHGHLSRLGLLKEFDCIRCGDEVREAKPAPDLFLAALSCLGLKPEEAIVFEDAPHGVAAAKRAGIFCVAVPNALTRALGFDHADLTVESLAAITLAELLRRVDETKK
- a CDS encoding radical SAM protein — its product is MSKELQHCAFCPWACGVDRTKGERGVCGSGAGFGIGAIVEHHGEEPVFGGKHGICNLFFSRCNLRCIYCQNYEISRNRGPVVEHDLSLEEIVSRIEKVLARGVSHVGFVSPSHMIPQTRAIIAALRRRGHAPTLVFNTGGYDLVETLRGLEKEIDVYLPDFKYMDNDLALQYSGARDYPEVALAAIKEMVRQKGISPEFDAQGSIRRGVVVRHLVLPGAVENSIAVLRTLAREISPEIYISLMAQYHPTPPVRTHPTLSRTITPEEYERVLDEAERLGFTHGFIQELSSAGNYLPEFMRENPFG